The Streptomyces sp. NBC_01244 genome contains a region encoding:
- a CDS encoding histone deacetylase, producing the protein MVVHTAVPLGAGAPPVRGRVWYASYGSNMHTDRLAAYIAGGTPTGSTRSYPGCRDRRAPERSIAVQLDGCLYFATESPVWQGGRGFYDPSAPGRLLGRAHLLTVSQVSDIAAQEMYREPGTDLDLSRVLRDGRDASGSGRYETLICPGTVEGIPVLTFTAPWSLRDVEPLMPSAAYLRYLAGGLLESGPWREQEIADYLSACPGAAGNWTPRQVLDLLAERPAGGRPAGERPAGGLPGARA; encoded by the coding sequence ATGGTCGTCCACACCGCCGTTCCGCTCGGCGCCGGGGCTCCGCCGGTTCGCGGCCGGGTCTGGTACGCCTCGTACGGCTCCAACATGCACACCGACCGGCTGGCCGCCTACATCGCCGGCGGGACACCGACCGGCTCGACGCGCTCGTATCCCGGCTGCCGGGACCGCCGGGCGCCGGAGCGGTCGATCGCCGTCCAGCTCGACGGGTGCCTCTACTTCGCCACCGAGTCCCCGGTGTGGCAGGGAGGCAGGGGCTTCTACGATCCGTCGGCGCCGGGCCGGCTGCTGGGGCGCGCCCACCTCCTGACCGTGAGCCAGGTGTCGGACATCGCCGCACAGGAGATGTACAGGGAACCGGGGACGGACCTCGACCTCTCCAGGGTGCTGCGCGACGGCCGCGACGCCTCGGGCAGCGGCCGGTACGAGACCTTGATCTGCCCGGGGACGGTCGAAGGCATCCCGGTGCTGACGTTCACCGCCCCGTGGTCCCTCCGGGACGTCGAGCCGCTCATGCCGTCCGCGGCGTACCTGCGGTACCTGGCGGGGGGACTGCTGGAGTCGGGGCCGTGGCGGGAGCAGGAGATCGCCGACTACCTGTCCGCCTGCCCGGGCGCGGCCGGCAACTGGACACCGCGACAGGTGCTCGACCTGCTCGCGGAGCGGCCTGCCGGAGGGCGGCCTGCCGGGGAGCGGCCTGCCGGGGGGCTGCCGGGGGCCCGCGCTTAG
- a CDS encoding SDR family oxidoreductase, translating into MKNDTIMVTGATGMLGREVLERVRRTGRPVRALTRRTALPDDAGVDWYTGDLTTGAGLDEALADVRTVIHCASDIRHFKNDVPGLRHLLEAGKRAGVEHVVNISIVGVDRIPYPYFRVKLECERLLASSDPGWTNLRATQFPALLDLALGALSKLPVVLVPSGTDCQPADAGEVADRLVELALGDPAGRVPDFAGPTVYPAAALARDWLRAVGKRRAVLPVRVPGKIGAAWRAGHLTTPGHALGRRTWEEYLAERVAR; encoded by the coding sequence ATGAAGAACGACACGATCATGGTGACCGGAGCGACGGGCATGCTCGGCCGCGAGGTACTGGAGCGGGTCCGCCGCACCGGCCGCCCGGTCCGCGCGCTCACGCGCAGGACCGCGCTGCCGGACGACGCCGGGGTGGACTGGTACACCGGCGACCTGACCACCGGCGCCGGACTCGACGAGGCGCTCGCGGACGTCCGTACGGTCATCCACTGCGCGAGCGACATCCGGCATTTCAAGAACGACGTCCCGGGCTTGCGGCACCTGCTGGAAGCCGGGAAGCGGGCCGGCGTCGAGCACGTCGTCAACATCTCGATCGTCGGCGTCGACCGGATCCCGTACCCCTACTTCCGGGTCAAGCTGGAGTGCGAGCGGCTGCTCGCCTCCTCGGACCCCGGCTGGACCAACCTGCGGGCCACCCAGTTCCCCGCACTGCTCGACCTCGCCCTCGGGGCCCTGTCCAAGCTCCCGGTGGTCCTCGTACCCTCCGGCACCGACTGCCAGCCGGCCGACGCGGGCGAGGTCGCGGACCGGTTGGTCGAGCTGGCCCTCGGCGACCCGGCCGGCCGGGTGCCCGACTTCGCCGGCCCGACCGTGTACCCGGCCGCAGCTCTCGCCAGGGACTGGCTGCGCGCCGTGGGCAAGCGCCGCGCCGTCCTTCCCGTCCGCGTCCCCGGCAAGATCGGGGCCGCCTGGCGCGCCGGCCACCTGACCACCCCGGGCCACGCGCTCGGCCGGCGCACCTGGGAGGAGTACCTCGCCGAGCGGGTCGCCCGCTGA
- a CDS encoding RNA polymerase sigma-70 factor, with protein sequence MDTAQEFEAHRPRLFSLAYRMLGSAAEAEDAVQDAYLRWHGVEPGQVAAPGPWLAKVLTNLCLNRLTSARVQREEYFGPWIPEPVGTGAGALGPMETAEQRDSVSFAVLTMMERLSPPERAAVVLRDAFDYSHRDIAGVLDCSEANARQLYRRAQQHLADGRTRFTTSREQDDELLARFLAAASGGAMAQLEQLLSDQVVVWSDGGGKASASSRPVAGRDNAARFLVGLFSRWVNGAQIGFTETNGVPAVVSWADGELSAFGALELGEGGITGVRLVLNPDKLAFLATQLRELSQNG encoded by the coding sequence ATGGACACGGCACAGGAGTTCGAGGCGCACCGACCACGGCTGTTCTCGCTGGCGTACCGGATGCTCGGCTCGGCGGCCGAGGCCGAGGACGCCGTGCAGGACGCGTACCTGCGCTGGCACGGCGTCGAGCCCGGCCAGGTGGCCGCGCCGGGCCCGTGGCTGGCCAAGGTGCTCACCAACCTGTGCCTGAACCGGCTGACCTCCGCCCGGGTACAGCGCGAGGAGTACTTCGGGCCCTGGATCCCCGAGCCGGTGGGGACCGGTGCCGGGGCGCTGGGGCCGATGGAGACGGCGGAGCAGCGGGACTCGGTGTCGTTCGCCGTGCTGACGATGATGGAGCGGCTGTCGCCGCCCGAGCGGGCCGCCGTGGTGCTGCGCGACGCCTTCGACTACAGCCACCGGGACATCGCCGGCGTACTCGACTGCTCGGAGGCGAACGCGCGCCAGCTCTACCGCCGGGCCCAGCAGCACCTGGCCGACGGCCGGACGCGGTTCACCACCTCGCGGGAGCAGGACGACGAGCTGCTCGCCCGGTTCCTGGCCGCCGCGTCCGGGGGCGCGATGGCGCAGCTGGAGCAGCTGCTCTCCGACCAGGTCGTCGTCTGGTCGGACGGCGGCGGCAAGGCGAGTGCGTCGAGCCGGCCGGTGGCCGGGCGGGACAACGCGGCCCGCTTCCTCGTCGGTCTCTTCTCCCGGTGGGTCAACGGCGCGCAGATCGGGTTCACCGAGACGAACGGCGTGCCGGCGGTGGTCAGCTGGGCGGACGGCGAGCTGAGCGCGTTCGGGGCGCTGGAGCTCGGCGAGGGCGGGATCACCGGCGTCCGGCTCGTCCTGAACCCGGACAAACTCGCCTTCCTCGCGACTCAGCTCCGAGAGCTGTCACAGAACGGCTGA